The following DNA comes from Halobacillus litoralis.
TTATGAATCAACGGATCTATCCGATGGATAAGCGAAACATCAGTTTAGCAGTCGAGGAATATTCTTCACCGGAAGAAAAGGTAAAACGGATCATTCAGGTGCTGGAGAAAAACCAGGCTCCGACGATGATTTATTTTTCCAGCAGGCAATGGGCTGAGAGAGTGACCTGTGAGTTGAGAGAGAAACTGAATCATCGCGTCGCATTTTATCATGGAGGCATGGAGCAGACCGACCGTATGCTTGTACAGCAGCAATTCATGAACAATCAATTGGATATCATCTGTTGTACAAGCGCTTTCGGGATGGGCGTGGATAAGCAGAACATCAGGCTTGTCATCCACTTTCACCTTCCTCCTCAACTCGAATCGTTCATACAAGAGATTGGAAGGGCAGGGAGAGACGGAGAAACGTCGGCAAGTCTCGTATTATTCACCCCTAAGGATCACTACCTTCCTCAAATGTTGATTCAAAGTGAGTTACCGGATAAGAGTGGTCTCTTTAAAATCATGCAGTATCTTGAATCCTTTGTAGGCACCACTCTTCCGGGTGATGAGACCATACTTGAGGATATGCAATTTTCAGAGTCTCAATGGAATTTTATCAAATTTCAATTCGAAGAAGCTGACTTAATACAAGGCCGGCTATTGAAAGATATTCCCTCAACTTTTCAACAGAAGCTTCTCCGAATTCTTGAAGAACGCTGGATTTATAAACAGAATAAACTGACCGAGATGTTGAGATGGATTCACCATACGAAGTGTAGAAGGGAAGAATTATACAAACCTTTCCAGGGATATATTCGTCCCCCTTATGCTCCTTGCTGTGATGTTTGTGATTTTCGTGTTAATGATCTTTCGTTTAAAGAAGACCAGGAAAAGGTACATTCTGTAACGTGGAAGGATCGTCTGCGAGTGATATTTCAGCAGGGAGGAACTTATGAAACGTAAGGATCAAGCAGCAATCATCAAACAAATGAGTGATCAAGAGGTGACACTCCAGCTTATATTGACCCAGCTGATCATCTTGAGCATGTCGATTATCGGGAGTGTCATTTTGTTTGAATCATTCTGGGATGGGTGGATCCAACAATTTAACCTTAATATGAATCAATGGATATGGTTCGGGATTCTCCCGGGACTTATGGTTCTTCTCATCGATTATGTACTCATGTATAGTTTACCTGAACGGATGTACGATGATGGCGGTATTAATGTGAAAGTCTTCCAAAACCGTTCGATCCAGGGCATAATCGGGATTACTTTTCTGGTTGCATTCAGTGAAGAGATGCTTTTTCGTGGTGTATTGCACACTGAGTTCGGCTACATAACAGCTAGTTTATTATTTGCGGTCATGCATATCAGGTATTTGACAAAAATCGTCCTTTTCATATCTGTCTTGTTCGTAAGTTTTTTTATTGGATATATGTTCGAGATTACCAGCAGTTTGATTGTAACGATTACGGCACACTTCATCATCGATTTAGTGTTAGCCTTTTGGATACGTTTTGGTAAATGGGGTGGGCTGAATGAGTGAAAAACAAAAAGACCAAGCAGAAAAGTTGAGGTCATATAAAGATGAAGGCGGTTATGAAGCGGAAGATTTAGATGTGCTGGACCTCCCACCGCGAAAAGACGTGCATCAGTCGAAAGCTGCAAAGACGAAGTGGAAAGTCAGCAACCTATGGATTCGATTCCTGCTAATCGCTTTTATTGTTTTGATCAGTTTGATCTTGTCCTATCCATACTGGGATGAATGGTTCAAAGGAACGTTCATGGAACCGGAGATCATTCAAGAAGAAACACCCTACCATGAAGAAATCACAGTAGAGCGTATGGGTGTGGAATAAACGTGAGATAATGATGACTGAAGGGGGATGCCATTTAATAAATCTGCTTTCTGTCTCTTTCGAATTTAAGTATCTCGACTGCTTCGCGGAACCTCTGGGAGTGAACGATTTCCCTTTCGCGTAGAAACTTAAGACTATCGTTCAAGCAAGGATCATCCGACATATTGATGATCCATTGATACGTCGCGCGGGCTTTTTCTTCTGCGGCGATGTCTTCATACAAGTCAGCGATTGGATCTCCTTTCGCTTGAATATACGAAGCGGTCCATGGAACTCCAGCGGCATTGTTATAATACAAGGCATGATCATGGTTGGCGTAATGGGCCCCAAGCCCCGCTTCTTTCATTTGTTCTGGAGTGGCATCCTTCGTCAATTTATAAATCATTGTAGCAATCATTTCGAGGTGTGCGAATTCTTCTGTGCCGATATCTGTCAGCAAACCGATCACCTTATCCGGTATACTGTATCTTTGATTCAAATAACGCAGTGCAGCAGATAATTCTCCATCAGCACCCCCGTATTGCTCAATCAGATACTTCGCAAGTCTCGGGTTGCATTCTGACACTTTCACAGGGTATTGCAGCTTTTTTTCATAAACCCACATAAGAGCCCTCCTTTTTCGTGTGTTATCTACTCAAATTTAAAGTTGCCATGGCCAGGGGCTGTCACCCCAGTTCCAGGGGTATCCTGAGAAGCTGCCCCCAAATTGCCGGAGGGGCCCGAACTGTTTTTCATACATTGTTTTTAGATCTCTGCTTTCGACTGCAAGTTGGTTAAACTGTTGAATCGCTTGGGAATCTTGCGGATGTGTATCTAAATAAAGCGTCAATTCTACAAGTGCAAAGTCTACCATTTGAATTTTCTCCATCAGTGCATAACGATCTGCACCAGGGTTAGGCGCCTGCTTCATCATTTATCTCCTTTCTGGACCGGGGTAGGGTAGGGATCGAATAAACATGGCCATAAAGTGCCCTTATACAACGCTTCCTGAATGGAGAATTGGGGAAGGTTCGGCGGCTGGAACCCTAAATAAAGATTCGGCGGAGTCTGGTAACAGGCGATTTTCCTTGGTGGACATGGATCATTCGGGCCGTGATAAGGTTGGTAACATTTAATCGGGGTGTACATCCATCATCACATCCTTTTCTTCAAAATATTATGTGGACAGCACTTGTCCTATTCGAAAACAAGCAGGAATATCTGGTCTCTTCAGCGAATTACATTTTGTGATAGGAAAAGAAAGAGGTGAGCGTATGTTTGTCAAAAGTATTATGAAGCCAGCCCATAGATCGTACACTGCCCAAGGATCAACTTCGCTGTCCGAGGTGCTGGAAGTTTTGGAACAGAAAGATATCGAAGCCATGCCCGTCGTAGTTTCCGGAATCTTTAAAGGGATGGTTTCTAAAGAAATCATTTTTCGTGCATTCTTCAATTCCACAGAAAAAATGGACAAAGACGTATTCCTGAGAAGTACGACAGCTGGTGATATTGCAGCACATGAGGAATATCACATCCATGATGAAGAAGTATTTGAGAGAACACTTCCTATGTTCAAAGGCTTTTCTGTCTTGGCTGTCGTCGATCAAAAATTGCAGTTTCAAGGGTTGGTGACACGGTATGATGTCATTGAACAGTTTGAAAGTGCATTCGGCGTGAAGAAGAAGGGGGTCCGTATCGCCTTCACTTCAGAAGAATCATCCGGGAGAATCGAAAGACTCGGAGATATCCTCAAGAGTTACCATGAAAATGTCATTTCTTTAGCTACTTTCGATGAAACGGACAAATTGGCTAGACGGATCGTAATGAAGATAGAAGACAATGACAATATCGAAGCCTTCACTAAGAAACTAGAAAAAACCGGTTTCAGAATACTAAGTGTCAAGGATATATAAAAAGTCGCTATGCTCTTCTAGGAGCATAGCGACTTTTTATGAGAAAGGGCTTTGTGATAAGATGATATTTCATTTATTAAAGTGAAGGGGGCGGAGAGTATTGTTATGGGTCCTGTTTTTATTATTGGTTGCAGGCATTTCTCTAATATTATTCATGTGGTTCAGTGCTCATCATGATCACTTGGATGTGCGTGAGATCACTGATGCTTCCCTTGGAGAAATAGATGAATTGCGCTTGTTTTTCATTTCAGATATACATAAACGTAAACTCCGCGAAGAAACCCTATCAAAGGTAGGGATGGTGGATGTGGTCATTATCGGAGGAGACCTGGTGGATAAGAGAACATCTTCTGAGCGGCTGGAAAAAAATCTGACTCTGTTAAAACGATGGAAGGCACCTGTCTACTTTATTCCGGGTAACAATGATCATGAATTCGAGACAGGGGCGCTTCTTGAGGTCCTCCAGGAGCATGGTATTCTTCCGCTATCAAATGTGGATGAAACGGTAGAGGTCTCCCAGGGTAAGAATATCGTGCTGAGTGGATTGGATCCATATTTTCTGCAGCCGCGAAGAAATGCTTCCTATATAAATGATCTTGATGGTTATCAAGTTCTCTGTGTACATGACCCCTATGTTTTTGCCCGAATGAATAAGGAAGACCAGGATCGTTTCAATTTAGTATTGAGCGGACATACCCATGGCGGCCAAATTCGTATTTTTGGAATGGGACCGTATGAACGAGGCGGATGGTCAAGAAATGGGGCCCGAACAATCCTTGTGAGTGAAGGCTACGGCACATCTTTGTTCTCGCTCCGTTTAGGTACCAAAGCTGAATGTCATGTAATACATGTAAAGTCTGGAAAAAAATAATCCTTGCTCAAAAGTTATAAAAAGAGTATACGAATTTTACACACCCTTTAGACTTCTTATATAATAAAGGAAAATAAACAGGTGGAGGCGCATATGGCAACAACTAAGGCAAAATACAATATCAAAGCAGTTTCCCAAATGCTTGGTATCCAGCCTGGTACCTTACGTGCATGGGAACGCAGGTATCAAATGATCCGTCCATCAAGGAATGAGGCTGGTCATCGTTTATATACAGACAATCATATCAAAATATTGAAATGGTTGATGGAAAAGGTCAACAAAGGATTTACGATTTCTCAAGCAGTTTCATTACTTGAAAGCAACGAAGAGGTAGTTTCAGAATCCGATAATTTTGAATCTGCCTCTCAACTTGAAAAAATAGGCGACGATCTCCTCAACGGATTGCTATCCTTTGAAGAAAACGAAGCACAGCGCCATCTTGATCATGCTTTCAGCTTGTTCACACCTGAGACAGTTGCCATTGATATTATCGGACCATTACTCGTGAGAGTCGGGGATTTATGGGAAGAAAATAAAATCACCAGTGCACATGAGCATTTCGCCAGCCAATTCATCAGGTCCAGAATTGGTATGATGCTTATTTCCATCCCTTCTGATCGCATGCTCCCAAAAGCGCTGCTTGTCTGTGGTCCTAACGAACGTCATGAGTTGGGGCTGCTTATTTTCGCGTTGTTTTTAAAGCGCAAAGGATACGATGTCATTTATCTTGGCCAGAGTATAGCAGGGGGGGACATCGATATTATCATTGATGAAATTGATCCCACCTATATGTTCATGTCATGCACGCTCAAAAAGAATATGTCGATTACAGTCAAACTAGCGGAGTCCCTTCAACAACAGTACCCGGAATTGAATATTGGTCTCGGTGGGTATGCATATGACCGCCTATCAGAAATCGACAAAAAGTTAATTCATCCTTTTATTGTCG
Coding sequences within:
- a CDS encoding CPBP family intramembrane glutamic endopeptidase is translated as MKRKDQAAIIKQMSDQEVTLQLILTQLIILSMSIIGSVILFESFWDGWIQQFNLNMNQWIWFGILPGLMVLLIDYVLMYSLPERMYDDGGINVKVFQNRSIQGIIGITFLVAFSEEMLFRGVLHTEFGYITASLLFAVMHIRYLTKIVLFISVLFVSFFIGYMFEITSSLIVTITAHFIIDLVLAFWIRFGKWGGLNE
- a CDS encoding CBS domain-containing protein, which encodes MFVKSIMKPAHRSYTAQGSTSLSEVLEVLEQKDIEAMPVVVSGIFKGMVSKEIIFRAFFNSTEKMDKDVFLRSTTAGDIAAHEEYHIHDEEVFERTLPMFKGFSVLAVVDQKLQFQGLVTRYDVIEQFESAFGVKKKGVRIAFTSEESSGRIERLGDILKSYHENVISLATFDETDKLARRIVMKIEDNDNIEAFTKKLEKTGFRILSVKDI
- a CDS encoding manganese catalase family protein translates to MWVYEKKLQYPVKVSECNPRLAKYLIEQYGGADGELSAALRYLNQRYSIPDKVIGLLTDIGTEEFAHLEMIATMIYKLTKDATPEQMKEAGLGAHYANHDHALYYNNAAGVPWTASYIQAKGDPIADLYEDIAAEEKARATYQWIINMSDDPCLNDSLKFLREREIVHSQRFREAVEILKFERDRKQIY
- a CDS encoding RecQ family ATP-dependent DNA helicase codes for the protein MTIHDLKAPLEKHFGFSEFREGQEMIIRDVLSGQDVLGILPTGTGKSLCYQLPAKLLGGTTIVVSPLISLMIDQVKQLKANGYKSVTALNSFMEHNEKRAVMKRLNEYSLVYISPEMLQNEWLQRALEGVDVQLFVIDEAHCISQWGHEFRTDYLKLYQTIETLGNPTVLALSATATKEVQQDIMDRLKLPFMNQRIYPMDKRNISLAVEEYSSPEEKVKRIIQVLEKNQAPTMIYFSSRQWAERVTCELREKLNHRVAFYHGGMEQTDRMLVQQQFMNNQLDIICCTSAFGMGVDKQNIRLVIHFHLPPQLESFIQEIGRAGRDGETSASLVLFTPKDHYLPQMLIQSELPDKSGLFKIMQYLESFVGTTLPGDETILEDMQFSESQWNFIKFQFEEADLIQGRLLKDIPSTFQQKLLRILEERWIYKQNKLTEMLRWIHHTKCRREELYKPFQGYIRPPYAPCCDVCDFRVNDLSFKEDQEKVHSVTWKDRLRVIFQQGGTYET
- a CDS encoding spore coat associated protein CotJA, which gives rise to MYTPIKCYQPYHGPNDPCPPRKIACYQTPPNLYLGFQPPNLPQFSIQEALYKGTLWPCLFDPYPTPVQKGDK
- a CDS encoding metallophosphoesterase — protein: MLWVLFLLLVAGISLILFMWFSAHHDHLDVREITDASLGEIDELRLFFISDIHKRKLREETLSKVGMVDVVIIGGDLVDKRTSSERLEKNLTLLKRWKAPVYFIPGNNDHEFETGALLEVLQEHGILPLSNVDETVEVSQGKNIVLSGLDPYFLQPRRNASYINDLDGYQVLCVHDPYVFARMNKEDQDRFNLVLSGHTHGGQIRIFGMGPYERGGWSRNGARTILVSEGYGTSLFSLRLGTKAECHVIHVKSGKK
- a CDS encoding MerR family transcriptional regulator — protein: MATTKAKYNIKAVSQMLGIQPGTLRAWERRYQMIRPSRNEAGHRLYTDNHIKILKWLMEKVNKGFTISQAVSLLESNEEVVSESDNFESASQLEKIGDDLLNGLLSFEENEAQRHLDHAFSLFTPETVAIDIIGPLLVRVGDLWEENKITSAHEHFASQFIRSRIGMMLISIPSDRMLPKALLVCGPNERHELGLLIFALFLKRKGYDVIYLGQSIAGGDIDIIIDEIDPTYMFMSCTLKKNMSITVKLAESLQQQYPELNIGLGGYAYDRLSEIDKKLIHPFIVGNSKKDWEAWLNKR
- a CDS encoding spore coat protein CotJB; its protein translation is MKQAPNPGADRYALMEKIQMVDFALVELTLYLDTHPQDSQAIQQFNQLAVESRDLKTMYEKQFGPLRQFGGSFSGYPWNWGDSPWPWQL